The genome window AAAAATAATCTGCTTTTTCATATCAAGTCAAAATGAATATTTCAATCCTTCACATGCAAGTATTGTCTCGGGGAATTCTTCCCGGGCCTCTGCCAACAAGGTTTCCTCGTCGTTGTAACGAGCCGAGAAGTGGCCTATCATCAACTTCTTCACCTGTGCGTTCCGTGCCAATGTGGCGGCTTGTCGGGCCGTGGAGTGAAACGTGCGGCGGGCCATGGCCACGGCTTCGTCGCCGAAGGTAGCTTCGTGGTAAAGCAGGTCGACCCCTTCGACAAGGGGTATGAGCTTCTCGTTGTAGGCGGTATCGGAACAGTAGGCATAACGCACCGGCGGCGCAGCCGGACGCGTCAGGCGGTCGTTGGGGACAACCGTCCCGTCGGGTAACACGAAATCGGCTCCGGCCTTGATTTCGGCCCGGCGATAATGGGGTATCTTATAATATTCGGCAACATCGCCCAAGAGATGTCGCGGAGCCTCCTTTTCCTCGAAAAGGAAGCCGGCTGCGGGAATGCGGTGTTTCAAAGGGAGGGTCTTGACCGTGAGGGTGTCGTCTTCATAGACCACCTCCGACGCAAAAGGCGAAAAAGGCTCGATGCGCACCTCAAAGGGCAAGTCCTGGCAAAAGGTCTCGAACAAGGGAGGAAAGATGCGCAAAGCGTCGGGTACCGTGTGTATGACCACCTCACCGCCCCGGTCGAGAAGCCCCAGCGTCGAGATGAGACCGACCAAACCCAGGCAGTGGTCGCCGTGGAGATGCGAGATAAAGATGTGCTGCAACCGCATGAGCTTCAACCCCTGCCGGCGGTAGTGCTGCTGCGTGCCCTCCCCGCAATCGACAAGGAACACGCGGTCGCGGTGGGTCAACGCCTGGGCACTGGGATTATGGCGAAGGGTGGGGAATGCCGAGCCGCACCCCAATATCGACAATTCAAATCGGGTCATTGCACGTCGTGTCGTTTCGTTTGGCGGTACAAAAATAGCGATTCAACAGCGGTATCGCAAATTTTACCGATTTCGATTCGATGACATTTTCGGCCGTGAGGCCGGCATTGGCAACCGCTATCGTCATAGGCCAAGCGACACAAAAAAAGCGCCGCACTCATCGTGCGGCGCTTTCGGGACTTATAATACAGGGTGTATTATTTGTTGTCTTTGGAGAGTTTCTCTTTCAAAGCGGCCAACTCTTCGATGTCTCCGAGAGTGGTTTTTTCTACGGGAGTCGAAAGGGTTGCAGATTCTTCGGCTTTGGC of Candidatus Caccoplasma merdavium contains these proteins:
- a CDS encoding ribonuclease Z, which gives rise to MTRFELSILGCGSAFPTLRHNPSAQALTHRDRVFLVDCGEGTQQHYRRQGLKLMRLQHIFISHLHGDHCLGLVGLISTLGLLDRGGEVVIHTVPDALRIFPPLFETFCQDLPFEVRIEPFSPFASEVVYEDDTLTVKTLPLKHRIPAAGFLFEEKEAPRHLLGDVAEYYKIPHYRRAEIKAGADFVLPDGTVVPNDRLTRPAAPPVRYAYCSDTAYNEKLIPLVEGVDLLYHEATFGDEAVAMARRTFHSTARQAATLARNAQVKKLMIGHFSARYNDEETLLAEAREEFPETILACEGLKYSF